Proteins found in one Buchnera aphidicola (Hyadaphis tataricae) genomic segment:
- the eno gene encoding phosphopyruvate hydratase, with the protein MSKIINIIAREIIDSRGNPTVESEVHLEGGFVGLASSPSGASTGALEAIELRDGNKKRFFGMGVMKAVSLINDKISKSLKNKNAKDQKYIDNIMIDLDGTINKSRLGANAILSVSLAVAKAAALSKGIPLYKHIAEINNTPDIFSMPMPMINIINGGKHANNNIDIQEFMIQPIGAKNIKEAIRMGSEIFHALGSVLKSRKMSTTVGDEGGYAPNLSANEEAFDIIQDAIYKTEYKLGEDVKFAIDCAASELYNKKDKIYQLKGEHKNFSSKEFTHYLEKLSNKYPIVSIEDGQDESDWQGFAYQTKILGKKIQLVGDDLFVTNTKILKKGIDNNIANAILIKLNQIGTLTETLDAINMAKQYNYNNIISHRSGETEDAYIADLSVGTSAGQIKTGSMSRSDRTAKYNQLIRIEETLGTNNAPFQKLK; encoded by the coding sequence ATGTCTAAAATTATCAACATTATAGCACGTGAAATAATAGATTCTCGAGGAAATCCTACTGTAGAATCAGAAGTACATTTAGAAGGCGGGTTTGTTGGTTTAGCATCATCTCCTTCTGGAGCTTCTACAGGAGCTTTAGAAGCTATTGAATTAAGAGATGGTAATAAAAAAAGATTTTTTGGTATGGGAGTAATGAAAGCAGTTTCATTGATTAATGATAAAATATCAAAATCATTAAAAAATAAAAATGCTAAAGATCAAAAATATATTGACAATATCATGATTGATTTAGATGGTACTATAAATAAATCTAGATTAGGAGCCAATGCTATTTTATCTGTTTCATTAGCAGTAGCAAAAGCTGCTGCTCTATCGAAGGGTATACCTTTATATAAACATATTGCAGAGATTAATAATACTCCAGATATCTTTTCTATGCCGATGCCAATGATTAATATTATCAACGGTGGCAAACATGCGAATAATAACATCGATATCCAAGAATTTATGATTCAACCAATTGGAGCAAAAAATATTAAAGAAGCTATCCGTATGGGATCAGAAATTTTTCATGCTCTAGGATCTGTATTGAAATCAAGAAAAATGAGTACAACAGTAGGAGATGAAGGAGGATATGCGCCTAATTTGAGTGCAAATGAAGAGGCTTTTGATATTATTCAAGACGCTATATATAAAACTGAATACAAATTAGGAGAAGATGTTAAATTTGCTATAGATTGCGCTGCGTCTGAATTATATAACAAAAAGGATAAAATATATCAATTAAAAGGAGAGCATAAAAACTTTTCCTCAAAAGAATTTACTCATTATTTAGAAAAATTATCTAATAAATATCCTATTGTATCTATTGAAGATGGACAAGATGAATCAGACTGGCAAGGATTTGCCTATCAAACAAAAATACTAGGCAAAAAAATTCAATTAGTAGGAGATGATTTATTCGTTACAAATACAAAAATTTTAAAAAAAGGAATTGACAACAATATTGCAAATGCAATTTTAATTAAGTTAAATCAAATTGGTACCTTGACAGAAACTCTAGACGCTATAAATATGGCAAAACAATATAACTATAATAATATAATCTCTCATCGATCCGGTGAAACAGAAGATGCATATATAGCTGATTTATCTGTAGGGACATCAGCAGGACAAATCAAAACAGGATCTATGAGTAGATCTGATCGAACTGCAAAATATAATCAATTAATTAGAATTGAAGAAACTTTAGGAACAAATAATGCACCGTTTCAAAAATTGAAATAA
- the queE gene encoding 7-carboxy-7-deazaguanine synthase QueE — protein MRYPINEMFQTIQGEGYYTGMPSIFIRLQGCPVHCHWCDTKYTWNCINDNQISYKALINKNISNKTWSYVNIKNILVNIKKQKWQAKHIVITGGEPCIYNLSFLIKDLEHQGFTCQIETSGTQLIYASPKTWVTLSPKLHKFPLLSSILRANEIKFPVSKKQDLFYLDKILFMLKHRKPCHIFLQPISQKIDALNICIETCIIKNWRLSIQMHKYISIK, from the coding sequence ATGCGTTATCCAATTAATGAAATGTTTCAAACAATACAAGGAGAGGGATACTATACTGGAATGCCATCGATTTTTATTCGATTACAAGGTTGTCCAGTACATTGCCATTGGTGCGATACCAAATACACATGGAATTGTATAAATGATAATCAAATATCTTATAAGGCATTAATTAATAAAAATATCTCTAACAAAACATGGAGTTATGTTAACATAAAAAACATTCTTGTAAATATTAAAAAACAAAAATGGCAAGCTAAACATATAGTTATTACCGGAGGAGAACCATGTATATATAATTTATCTTTTCTAATCAAAGATTTAGAACATCAAGGATTTACATGTCAAATAGAAACAAGTGGTACGCAATTAATTTATGCTTCTCCAAAAACGTGGGTAACTCTTTCACCTAAACTGCACAAGTTTCCATTATTATCTTCAATATTACGTGCCAATGAAATTAAATTTCCTGTATCAAAAAAACAAGATTTATTTTATTTAGATAAAATTTTATTCATGTTAAAACATAGAAAACCATGTCACATTTTTTTACAACCTATTAGTCAAAAGATAGATGCGCTAAATATTTGCATTGAAACATGTATCATAAAAAATTGGCGTCTATCTATACAAATGCATAAATATATTTCAATTAAATGA
- the queD gene encoding 6-carboxytetrahydropterin synthase QueD yields MKTTIFKDFYFEAAHYLPYVSKQHKCRRLHGHSFLVRLEIRDKVDQKTGWIMDYADIQLKFKPIYDQLDHHFLNDIPGLENPTSEVLVKWIWKHLKPHLPSLYTVTIKETCTAGCTYQDDSKKIKS; encoded by the coding sequence ATGAAAACTACAATATTTAAAGATTTTTATTTTGAAGCTGCTCATTATTTACCCTATGTTTCCAAACAACATAAATGTAGACGATTACATGGTCATTCTTTTTTGGTGCGTTTAGAAATACGCGACAAAGTAGATCAAAAAACTGGATGGATCATGGATTATGCTGATATTCAATTAAAATTTAAACCTATTTATGATCAGTTAGATCACCATTTTTTAAATGATATACCTGGTTTAGAAAATCCTACAAGTGAAGTTTTGGTTAAATGGATTTGGAAACATTTAAAACCTCATTTACCATCTTTATACACTGTAACAATTAAAGAAACATGCACAGCTGGATGTACATATCAAGACGATTCAAAAAAAATCAAATCATAA
- a CDS encoding peptidoglycan DD-metalloendopeptidase family protein: MPVKKNIFKLILAILIYTLFYSFAFAYSVKKNNIKKFIFLKKNECFTNFNFNVVFFKKKEQFVMKNNRFFGILFQNRFKMFYVVKKKETLYSISKISGHNYHKLSEFNHIKYPYQIYVGQKIWIGDIFIDNNQNICLVNTVSKSNNLSSCRTLFKNIADFINFLKKDFSNNIKKEKLCFLNNPKKQKTNPLFKNNRFRFSNIWFWPVKIKNVQHFYNRKSKNIFSFTQEPIFAVSSGEVVCITDVFEKYGKLIIIRHNNHYLSIYGCNGFVLVKEKDKVFAQQQISTMSLCKNHLFHIYFELRYKGEPINPLNILPK, translated from the coding sequence ATGCCTGTAAAAAAAAATATATTTAAATTGATTCTTGCTATATTGATATATACTCTATTTTATAGTTTTGCTTTTGCTTATTCTGTCAAAAAAAATAATATAAAAAAGTTTATTTTTTTAAAAAAAAATGAATGTTTTACCAATTTTAATTTTAATGTAGTTTTTTTTAAAAAAAAAGAACAGTTTGTTATGAAGAATAATCGTTTTTTTGGCATTTTGTTTCAAAATAGATTTAAAATGTTTTATGTTGTTAAAAAAAAAGAAACGCTTTATTCAATATCAAAAATATCTGGTCATAATTATCATAAATTATCTGAATTTAATCATATTAAATATCCTTATCAGATTTATGTAGGTCAAAAAATTTGGATAGGTGATATTTTTATTGATAATAATCAAAATATCTGTCTAGTTAATACCGTAAGTAAAAGCAATAACTTATCTAGTTGTCGAACGCTATTTAAAAATATCGCAGATTTTATAAATTTTTTAAAAAAAGATTTTTCAAATAATATAAAAAAAGAAAAATTATGTTTTTTAAATAATCCAAAAAAACAAAAAACAAATCCTTTATTTAAAAATAATCGTTTTCGTTTTTCTAATATTTGGTTTTGGCCTGTAAAAATTAAAAATGTTCAACATTTTTACAATCGTAAATCAAAAAATATTTTTAGTTTCACACAAGAACCTATATTTGCAGTGTCTTCTGGTGAAGTAGTATGTATTACTGATGTTTTTGAAAAATATGGTAAATTAATTATTATTCGACATAACAATCATTATCTTAGTATTTATGGTTGTAATGGTTTTGTTTTAGTCAAGGAAAAAGATAAAGTGTTTGCACAACAACAAATTTCTACAATGAGTTTATGTAAAAATCATTTGTTCCACATTTATTTTGAATTACGTTACAAAGGTGAACCCATAAATCCATTAAATATTTTACCAAAATAA
- the ispF gene encoding 2-C-methyl-D-erythritol 2,4-cyclodiphosphate synthase translates to MRIGYGFDIHSFGSIKPLVIGGVTIPYKKGLIAYSNGDLLIHALIDALLGAVAIGDIGTFFPSDNILYKDIDSRVLLKNVWSKIQLMQYVICNIDITIIAESPKMSSYISYMKTNLGSDLNTQENKISIKSTTAKQISAIGRKEGIACQAVVMLLKKVINNCSIT, encoded by the coding sequence ATGCGTATTGGATATGGTTTTGATATTCATTCTTTTGGAAGCATAAAACCTTTAGTTATTGGTGGTGTAACCATTCCTTATAAAAAAGGTTTAATTGCTTATTCGAATGGAGATCTATTAATACATGCATTAATTGATGCTTTATTGGGAGCAGTGGCAATAGGTGACATTGGTACATTTTTCCCAAGTGATAATATTCTTTATAAAGATATTGACAGTCGAGTATTATTAAAAAATGTTTGGAGTAAAATCCAACTTATGCAATATGTTATTTGTAACATAGATATCACTATTATAGCTGAATCTCCGAAAATGTCTTCTTATATATCCTATATGAAAACTAACTTAGGATCAGATCTTAATACTCAAGAAAATAAAATTAGTATTAAATCAACTACTGCAAAACAAATCAGCGCTATTGGTCGGAAAGAAGGTATAGCGTGTCAAGCTGTTGTTATGTTATTAAAAAAAGTTATAAACAATTGTTCTATAACATAA
- the ispD gene encoding 2-C-methyl-D-erythritol 4-phosphate cytidylyltransferase produces MILNNKVPPKIIAIVPASGMGTRMKSSIPKQYIKIKGYTILEYTLKTLLLHPAITHIIVSLNKSDNYFYKLSISSHLRITSVIGGKKRINSVLSGLSVKTNANWVIIHDAVRPCLKYQDLSKLIDVVHTKLIGAVLARPVSDTIKYSDKNKTVLCTINRTNLWHALTPQLFQIHILKNCLYKIIKKKIDITDEASALEYYGYYPVLILGSASNIKITYPEDIALAEFYLKRFHVI; encoded by the coding sequence ATGATTTTAAATAATAAAGTACCACCAAAAATTATTGCTATTGTTCCTGCATCTGGAATGGGTACGAGAATGAAATCTAGTATACCAAAGCAATATATAAAAATTAAAGGTTATACAATTCTTGAATATACCTTAAAAACATTACTATTACATCCTGCAATAACTCATATTATTGTTAGTTTGAATAAAAGTGACAACTATTTTTATAAATTATCTATATCATCTCATCTTCGTATCACTTCTGTGATAGGAGGAAAAAAGAGAATAAATTCAGTCTTATCAGGGTTAAGTGTCAAAACTAATGCAAATTGGGTGATAATACATGATGCTGTTCGTCCTTGTTTAAAATACCAAGATTTATCAAAATTAATTGATGTTGTTCATACAAAACTGATAGGTGCTGTTTTAGCGCGACCTGTTTCTGATACGATAAAATACAGCGATAAAAATAAAACAGTTTTATGTACTATAAATAGAACAAATTTGTGGCATGCGTTAACACCCCAATTATTTCAGATTCATATATTAAAAAATTGTTTATATAAAATTATTAAAAAAAAAATTGATATCACAGATGAAGCGTCCGCACTAGAATATTATGGATATTACCCAGTTTTAATTTTAGGCAGCGCGAGTAATATAAAAATTACTTATCCAGAAGATATTGCTCTTGCAGAGTTTTATTTAAAACGTTTTCATGTTATTTGA
- the cysC gene encoding adenylyl-sulfate kinase — translation MHDNFRNNIIWQKNTITRIKRENKNGHKSILVWLTGLSGSGKSSIANVVEAMLFKHGVNTYLLDGDNIRLGLCSDLSFSLVDRQENIRRLGEVSKIMLDSGILVLASVISPYKCHRQLIFDIVGKNNCFEVFVDTPISICRKRDSKGLYKKADSGEIRDFTGVQSIYETPEAPDLILDGTLPLKKNAEKIIKKLYNKNIIPKFKSME, via the coding sequence ATGCATGATAATTTTAGAAATAATATTATATGGCAGAAAAACACTATCACACGTATAAAACGTGAAAATAAAAATGGTCATAAATCTATTTTAGTATGGTTAACAGGATTATCTGGATCTGGTAAATCTAGTATTGCTAATGTTGTAGAAGCTATGTTATTTAAACATGGTGTTAATACTTATTTATTAGATGGAGATAATATCAGATTAGGTTTGTGTTCTGATTTAAGTTTTAGCTTGGTTGATAGACAAGAAAATATTAGACGTCTAGGAGAAGTTAGCAAAATAATGTTAGATTCTGGTATACTAGTTTTGGCATCAGTTATATCTCCATATAAATGTCACAGACAACTTATCTTTGATATTGTAGGAAAAAATAATTGTTTTGAAGTATTTGTTGATACTCCAATTAGTATTTGCAGAAAGAGAGATTCTAAAGGGCTATATAAAAAAGCCGATTCAGGAGAAATACGTGATTTTACTGGTGTTCAATCAATCTATGAAACTCCAGAAGCTCCTGATCTTATTTTAGATGGTACTTTACCATTAAAAAAAAATGCAGAAAAAATAATAAAAAAGTTATATAATAAAAATATTATACCGAAGTTTAAATCAATGGAATAG
- the cysN gene encoding sulfate adenylyltransferase subunit CysN, with the protein MNVDTNNHFQSWLNTHQKKTLLKFLTCGSVDDGKSTLIGRLLHDTQQIYEDQLFSLKNDSKIHGTQGKAIDLALVVDGLESEREQGITIDVAYRYFSTNKRKFIIVDTPGHEQYTSNMITGASTCDLSILLVDARKGLSEQTYRHSFISHLLGIQHFIVAINKMDLVEYKKDVFINIQKSFLDFAKKISKELKIIFVPISALIGENIVFKKNLMPWYDGCTLLNILETIIINKNEDSREIRFPVQYVNRPSSDFRGYSGMLVSGTITTGQSIKILPSNKISHVSRIVSFNKDLKIAEVGEPITIVLEDDIDVNRGDFFVNCDSNLTASQEAIIDIVWMTDNILSIEQSYNVKLSGKKTRAYIKDILFKIDIQTLKKTKSHFLSFNNIGRVKVIFSDFVIFDDYYQNRFTGNIIFIDLLTNITVGAGMINKTLEKTDTIFYNDKNDFELHFHAFISQHFPHWNIPKLAIKKVSN; encoded by the coding sequence ATGAACGTAGATACAAATAATCATTTTCAAAGCTGGTTGAATACACATCAAAAAAAAACTTTACTAAAATTTTTAACATGCGGTAGTGTAGATGATGGCAAAAGCACTTTAATTGGAAGATTGTTACACGACACCCAGCAAATTTATGAAGATCAATTGTTTTCTTTAAAAAATGATAGCAAAATTCATGGAACTCAAGGAAAAGCAATAGATCTTGCATTAGTCGTTGACGGACTTGAATCAGAACGTGAACAAGGTATTACAATTGATGTAGCTTATCGTTATTTTTCTACTAATAAAAGAAAATTTATCATTGTAGATACACCCGGTCATGAACAATATACATCAAATATGATTACAGGAGCATCTACATGTGATTTGTCTATTTTATTAGTTGATGCTAGAAAAGGATTATCAGAACAAACATATAGACATAGTTTCATTTCACATTTATTAGGTATTCAACATTTTATCGTGGCGATAAATAAGATGGATTTAGTTGAATATAAAAAAGATGTTTTTATAAATATTCAAAAAAGTTTTTTAGATTTTGCCAAAAAAATTTCTAAAGAATTAAAAATTATTTTTGTACCTATTTCGGCTTTAATTGGAGAAAATATTGTTTTTAAAAAAAACCTTATGCCTTGGTATGATGGATGTACATTGTTAAATATTTTAGAAACTATTATAATTAATAAAAACGAAGATTCACGTGAAATAAGATTTCCAGTACAATATGTTAATCGTCCTAGTTCAGATTTTCGCGGTTATTCTGGAATGTTAGTATCGGGTACAATTACAACAGGACAGTCAATTAAAATATTACCCTCTAATAAGATTTCTCATGTTTCTCGTATTGTTAGCTTTAATAAAGATTTAAAAATTGCAGAAGTAGGAGAACCAATTACTATTGTTTTAGAAGATGATATAGATGTTAACAGAGGTGATTTTTTCGTCAATTGTGATTCTAATTTAACAGCTTCTCAAGAAGCTATTATTGATATTGTTTGGATGACAGATAATATTTTATCAATAGAACAATCATATAATGTTAAACTATCAGGAAAAAAAACACGCGCATACATTAAAGACATTTTATTTAAAATAGATATTCAAACATTAAAAAAAACAAAAAGCCATTTTTTATCTTTTAATAATATTGGAAGAGTAAAAGTAATATTTAGTGATTTTGTGATATTTGATGACTACTATCAAAATCGTTTTACAGGCAATATAATTTTTATTGATTTATTAACAAATATCACGGTTGGAGCAGGAATGATTAATAAAACATTAGAAAAAACAGACACTATTTTTTATAATGATAAAAATGATTTTGAATTACATTTTCACGCTTTCATTTCCCAACATTTTCCACATTGGAACATTCCAAAATTAGCAATCAAAAAGGTTTCCAATTAA
- the cysD gene encoding sulfate adenylyltransferase subunit CysD, with the protein MLKFNTTHLSQLESESIYIMREVVAEFKNPVMLYSIGKDSSVMLHLAKKAFYPGNIPFPLLHVDTEWKFKEMYQFREHIANTHKIELIVHVNSKAKMLNLNPFEHGGEKYTDVMKTESLKEAITKYNFDAAFGGARRDEEKSRSKERIYSFRNSFHHWDPKQQRPELWWNYNSEIKKNENIRVFPLSNWTELDVWQYIFLEKIDIVPLYFARLRPVLERNGALIMVDDERMKIHSNEIVNKKMVRFRTLGCWPLTSAILSQAKNVPEIIIETLTVKTSERKGRTIDYNQKSSMEFKKRHGYF; encoded by the coding sequence ATGTTGAAATTTAACACTACTCATTTAAGTCAATTAGAATCTGAAAGTATTTATATTATGCGCGAAGTCGTTGCAGAATTCAAAAATCCAGTAATGTTATATTCTATTGGTAAAGATTCTTCAGTGATGCTACATCTTGCAAAAAAAGCTTTTTATCCTGGAAATATTCCATTTCCTTTGCTTCATGTAGATACCGAATGGAAGTTTAAAGAAATGTATCAGTTTAGAGAACATATTGCTAATACTCATAAAATAGAATTAATAGTTCATGTGAATTCAAAAGCTAAAATGCTCAATTTAAACCCATTTGAACATGGAGGTGAAAAATATACTGATGTCATGAAAACAGAGAGTTTAAAAGAAGCGATAACAAAATATAATTTTGATGCAGCATTTGGCGGTGCTAGAAGAGACGAAGAGAAATCACGCTCTAAAGAGCGTATTTATTCTTTTCGTAACTCATTTCATCATTGGGATCCTAAACAACAACGACCAGAATTGTGGTGGAATTATAATAGTGAAATTAAAAAAAATGAAAATATTCGAGTTTTTCCTCTTTCGAATTGGACAGAGTTAGATGTTTGGCAATATATTTTTTTAGAAAAAATAGACATTGTACCGCTTTATTTTGCTCGTTTACGTCCTGTTCTAGAGCGTAACGGAGCGCTGATTATGGTTGATGATGAACGTATGAAAATACATTCTAACGAGATTGTAAATAAAAAAATGGTTAGATTTCGCACTTTGGGATGTTGGCCTTTAACAAGTGCAATTCTTTCTCAAGCAAAAAATGTTCCAGAGATTATTATAGAAACGCTAACTGTAAAAACTAGTGAAAGAAAGGGTCGAACTATTGATTATAATCAAAAGAGTTCAATGGAATTTAAGAAAAGACACGGTTACTTTTAA
- the cysG gene encoding siroheme synthase CysG, with protein MNYLPVFLDLHLKTVLVIGAGEVAFNKITLLLRSKAKVNVIAKKLCSGVKILFNEKKIYWLSREFNEIYLKNVYLVVSATNDLQLNKYIFQLCIKHSLLVNVVDDKSKCSFIFPSIIDRSPIIISISSGGFAPVLLRLLREKIESMLPMKLGNVAKIAGEWREKIKQRFHTLLERRRFWEKLFKSIFVEHVLNENYEKAINILKKMMKKDILLRGEIILVGAGPGDSGLLTLRGFQILQQADVVLYDALVSADVLDLIRRDAKRIYVGKRVGLKSIKQDKIIKLLIFLARQGKKVVRLKGGDSFIFGRGAEEIEAAKKYGIDFQVVPGITSAIGVSAYTGIPLTHRKYSHGVILITGQKCGNIFSQNCSVLADSSYTLVVYMGMFNATDIAKKLMQCGRAASTPVAIVEKGTTVNQKVIIGCLEDIEKIIKFSITPSLFIIGEVVRFHKTLKWFQTSKTFTYVRNTSSIVKVI; from the coding sequence GTGAATTATCTTCCTGTTTTTTTAGATTTACACTTAAAAACTGTTTTAGTGATTGGTGCTGGAGAAGTGGCATTCAATAAAATTACACTGTTGCTTCGTTCAAAAGCTAAAGTTAATGTTATTGCAAAAAAACTGTGTTCAGGAGTAAAAATACTTTTTAATGAAAAAAAAATTTATTGGTTATCTCGAGAATTTAATGAAATTTATTTGAAAAACGTTTATTTAGTGGTTTCAGCGACAAACGATTTACAATTAAATAAATATATATTTCAATTATGTATAAAACATAGTTTATTAGTTAATGTTGTTGATGATAAGTCAAAATGTTCTTTTATCTTTCCTTCTATTATTGATCGTTCTCCAATTATTATATCGATTTCTTCTGGAGGATTTGCTCCAGTTTTATTGCGTTTGTTAAGAGAAAAAATTGAATCAATGTTACCTATGAAATTAGGTAATGTTGCAAAAATAGCTGGTGAATGGAGAGAAAAAATTAAACAACGTTTTCATACTTTATTAGAAAGACGTCGATTTTGGGAAAAATTGTTTAAGAGTATTTTTGTTGAACATGTTTTGAATGAAAATTATGAAAAAGCAATTAATATTTTAAAAAAAATGATGAAAAAAGATATTTTATTGCGAGGTGAAATTATTTTAGTAGGAGCTGGTCCTGGCGATAGTGGTTTATTAACTTTAAGAGGGTTTCAAATATTACAACAAGCAGATGTGGTTTTATATGATGCTTTGGTGAGTGCAGATGTGTTAGATTTAATTCGTCGTGATGCAAAACGTATTTATGTTGGTAAACGAGTTGGTTTAAAAAGTATTAAGCAAGATAAAATTATTAAATTGTTAATATTTTTGGCACGACAAGGCAAGAAAGTAGTTCGATTAAAAGGTGGCGATTCCTTTATTTTTGGACGTGGCGCTGAAGAAATAGAAGCTGCAAAAAAATATGGTATAGATTTTCAAGTGGTTCCAGGTATTACTTCTGCTATTGGAGTTTCTGCGTATACTGGAATACCGTTAACACATCGTAAATATTCTCATGGTGTTATTTTAATTACTGGTCAAAAATGTGGAAATATTTTTTCACAAAACTGTTCTGTGTTAGCAGATTCTTCTTATACCCTAGTAGTGTATATGGGAATGTTCAATGCAACAGATATTGCAAAAAAATTAATGCAGTGTGGTCGCGCAGCGTCAACTCCAGTAGCTATTGTTGAAAAAGGAACGACTGTAAATCAAAAAGTGATTATAGGCTGTTTAGAAGACATCGAAAAAATAATCAAATTTTCCATTACTCCATCTTTATTTATTATTGGCGAGGTTGTTCGGTTTCATAAAACATTAAAATGGTTTCAAACTTCAAAAACATTTACGTACGTTCGTAATACATCTTCTATAGTAAAAGTTATTTAA
- a CDS encoding phosphoadenylyl-sulfate reductase, whose translation MSKLDIKNINQLSLKDRIKVLSRLNLFMSRISAEERVSWALDNLPDKHIISSSFGVNSMVLLHILIQQKPNIPVILIDTGYLFPETYHFIDFITNKYHLNLQVFRSKISPAWQEARYGQLWNKGIQGINRYNQINKVQPMHVALIQLSVQTWFAGLRRDQSKSRSLLPYIEIKKGVFKVLPIVDWSNNQSNEYLRKHNLKLHPLSKDGYSSVGDVHTTLKHAPGMLEEETRFFGLKRECGLHED comes from the coding sequence ATGTCAAAACTTGATATTAAAAATATTAATCAATTGAGTTTAAAAGATAGAATTAAAGTTTTATCTAGATTAAATTTATTTATGTCCCGCATTTCTGCGGAAGAGCGAGTTTCTTGGGCATTAGATAATTTACCTGATAAACATATTATATCATCTAGTTTTGGTGTTAATTCCATGGTTTTATTACATATATTAATTCAACAAAAACCTAATATTCCTGTTATTTTAATTGATACGGGTTATTTATTTCCGGAAACATACCATTTTATTGATTTTATAACTAATAAATATCATTTAAATTTGCAAGTATTCAGATCAAAAATTTCTCCTGCATGGCAAGAAGCAAGATATGGACAATTATGGAATAAAGGAATACAAGGTATCAATCGTTATAATCAGATCAATAAAGTGCAACCAATGCATGTCGCTTTAATCCAATTATCTGTTCAAACATGGTTTGCTGGTTTACGTCGTGATCAGTCAAAAAGTAGAAGTTTATTACCGTATATTGAAATTAAAAAAGGCGTTTTTAAGGTTCTTCCTATTGTCGATTGGTCTAATAATCAATCGAATGAATATTTAAGAAAACATAATCTTAAATTACATCCTTTATCAAAAGATGGTTATTCTTCTGTTGGTGATGTTCATACAACGCTGAAACATGCACCAGGTATGCTAGAAGAGGAAACGCGATTTTTTGGACTCAAACGAGAATGTGGGTTGCATGAAGACTAG